A genomic region of Herbaspirillum sp. DW155 contains the following coding sequences:
- a CDS encoding efflux RND transporter permease subunit, with the protein MNISLPFIQRPIATTLLTIGIALAGMVAFRLLPVSPLPQVDYPTISISASLPGASPETMAATVATPLERAMGAIAGVTEMTSTSSQNSTRITLQFDLSRDIDGAARDVQAALNAARNLLPTGMPSNPTYRKVNPADAPILILAMTSDTMTQGQMYDAADSIVAQKLSQVRGVGQVSVGGSSQPAVRIELNPTALNKYGIGSADVRTAVAATNANRPKGLLEDDGRNWQIYANDQAKTAEEYAPLIVAYRNGTPVRVQDVAEVRDSVADVRNAGSANGKPSVLIIINRQPGANIIETVDSVRALLPQLQASIPAAIDMKVVLDRTPTIRASLKETEFTLMLSVALVIMVVFLFLRNARATLIPAVAVPVSLIGTFGVMYLAGFSLDNLSLMALTIATGFVVDDAIVVLENISRHMEAGMKPYKAALLGAREVGFTVLSMSISLIAVFIPILMMEGIVGRLFREFAITLSVAILVSLVVSLTTTPMMCAQLLRHDPEADEKRRQRRHPWLQKIADQSAAIFEDMLLAYERTLAWALRAAPLMMLILLATIALNVYLYKAIPKGFFPQQDTGRLVGGIRGDQAISFQAMRTKLNEFIDIVKADPAVSDVVAFTGGQRRNGGFMYVTLKPLTERKDSADKVVARLRIKTAKVAGARVFLVPVQDIRIGARQSDSQYEYSLKSDDVGLLRIWEPKIRLALSNLKELEDISTDQQDNGLQTTLTIDRETAMRAGVTPQLIDSTLSDLFGQRQISTIYSGMNQYHVVMEAAPQYWQSPETLRDTYVSLAGSSNLSPTTSSLSTPPALSASGKLNANTGLAQTISTAASRQIPLAAFSRFEPTTTALSVSHEGQFVASTLSFNLAEGVSLSQATAAIDRAMAQLGVPTSVLGTFAGTANAFQSSSSSQPILILTALLAVYIVLGILYESLIHPITIISTLPSAGVGALLALMVTGTDFSLIALIGVILLIGIVKKNAIMMVDFAIDAERNRGLSPRDAIFEACKLRFRPIMMTTMAALLGAIPLAIGHGDGAELRQPLGIAIVGGLVVSQLLTLYTTPVVYLYMERLSAWGRRRFGRKNKTETSAA; encoded by the coding sequence ATGAATATCTCGCTTCCCTTCATCCAGCGTCCTATCGCGACCACGCTGTTGACTATCGGCATTGCGCTGGCCGGCATGGTGGCGTTCCGCCTGCTGCCGGTCTCGCCGCTGCCGCAGGTGGATTATCCGACCATCTCGATCTCGGCCTCGCTGCCCGGGGCCAGCCCGGAGACCATGGCGGCCACTGTGGCCACCCCGCTGGAACGCGCCATGGGGGCGATCGCGGGCGTGACCGAGATGACCTCGACCAGCTCGCAGAACTCCACCCGCATCACCCTGCAGTTCGACCTGAGCCGCGACATCGATGGCGCCGCCCGCGACGTGCAGGCCGCGCTCAATGCGGCGCGCAACCTGCTGCCCACCGGCATGCCGAGCAATCCGACCTATCGCAAGGTCAATCCGGCCGATGCCCCCATCCTGATCCTGGCCATGACGTCCGACACCATGACCCAGGGCCAGATGTACGACGCCGCCGACAGCATCGTGGCGCAGAAACTCTCGCAGGTGCGCGGGGTGGGGCAGGTGAGCGTGGGCGGCAGTTCGCAGCCGGCGGTGCGCATCGAGTTGAACCCCACGGCCCTCAATAAATACGGCATCGGCAGCGCCGACGTGCGCACGGCGGTGGCCGCCACCAATGCCAATCGCCCCAAGGGTTTGTTGGAAGATGATGGCCGCAACTGGCAGATCTATGCCAACGACCAGGCCAAGACCGCCGAAGAATATGCGCCGCTGATCGTCGCCTATCGCAACGGCACGCCGGTCCGGGTGCAGGATGTGGCCGAGGTGCGCGACTCGGTGGCTGATGTGCGCAATGCCGGTTCTGCCAACGGCAAGCCTTCGGTGCTCATCATCATCAACCGCCAGCCCGGGGCCAACATCATCGAAACGGTGGACAGCGTGCGCGCACTGCTGCCGCAGTTGCAGGCATCGATTCCTGCCGCCATCGACATGAAGGTGGTGCTGGACCGCACGCCGACCATCCGCGCTTCGTTGAAGGAAACCGAGTTCACCCTGATGCTCTCGGTGGCGCTGGTGATCATGGTGGTGTTCCTGTTCCTGCGCAATGCGCGGGCCACGCTGATCCCGGCGGTGGCCGTGCCGGTCTCGCTGATCGGCACCTTCGGCGTCATGTACCTGGCCGGATTCAGCCTCGACAATCTCTCGCTGATGGCGCTGACCATTGCCACCGGCTTCGTGGTCGATGATGCCATCGTGGTGCTGGAAAACATCTCGCGCCACATGGAGGCCGGCATGAAGCCCTACAAGGCCGCGCTGCTGGGCGCGCGCGAAGTGGGCTTCACGGTGCTGTCGATGAGCATCTCGCTGATTGCCGTCTTCATTCCCATCCTGATGATGGAGGGCATCGTCGGGCGGCTCTTCCGCGAGTTCGCCATCACCCTGTCGGTGGCCATCCTGGTCTCGCTGGTGGTGTCGCTGACCACCACGCCGATGATGTGCGCGCAGCTGCTGCGCCATGATCCCGAGGCCGACGAGAAGCGCCGCCAGCGCCGCCATCCCTGGCTGCAGAAGATCGCCGACCAGAGCGCGGCCATCTTCGAGGACATGCTGCTGGCCTACGAACGTACGCTGGCCTGGGCGCTGCGCGCCGCCCCCCTGATGATGCTGATCCTCTTGGCTACCATCGCCCTGAACGTGTACCTCTACAAGGCCATCCCCAAGGGCTTCTTCCCGCAGCAGGATACCGGGCGGCTGGTGGGTGGCATCCGGGGCGACCAGGCCATTTCCTTCCAGGCCATGCGCACCAAGCTCAATGAGTTCATCGATATCGTCAAGGCCGATCCGGCCGTCTCCGATGTGGTGGCCTTCACGGGAGGGCAGCGGCGCAATGGCGGCTTCATGTATGTGACGCTGAAACCCCTGACTGAACGAAAAGACAGCGCCGACAAGGTGGTGGCGCGGCTGCGCATCAAGACCGCCAAAGTCGCCGGTGCGCGGGTGTTCCTGGTACCGGTGCAGGACATCCGCATCGGTGCGCGCCAGAGTGATTCGCAATATGAATACTCGCTCAAATCCGACGATGTGGGCCTCTTACGCATCTGGGAGCCGAAGATCCGCCTGGCCCTGTCCAACCTCAAGGAGCTGGAAGACATCAGCACCGACCAGCAGGACAACGGCCTGCAGACCACGCTGACCATCGACCGCGAAACCGCCATGCGCGCAGGCGTCACGCCGCAGTTGATCGACTCCACCCTGTCGGACCTGTTCGGCCAGCGCCAGATTTCCACCATCTACAGCGGCATGAACCAGTACCACGTGGTCATGGAGGCCGCGCCGCAATACTGGCAGAGTCCGGAGACCCTGCGCGATACCTATGTCAGCCTGGCCGGTTCCTCCAACCTCTCGCCGACCACCTCCAGCCTCTCGACACCGCCGGCGCTGTCGGCTTCGGGCAAGTTGAATGCCAACACCGGGCTGGCCCAGACCATCTCCACGGCAGCCTCGCGCCAGATTCCGCTGGCGGCATTCTCGCGCTTCGAGCCGACCACGACGGCCTTGTCGGTCAGCCATGAAGGCCAGTTCGTGGCCTCCACGCTGTCCTTCAATCTGGCCGAGGGCGTGTCGCTGTCGCAGGCCACCGCCGCCATCGACCGTGCCATGGCGCAGCTGGGCGTGCCCACCAGCGTGCTGGGTACGTTTGCGGGCACGGCCAATGCCTTCCAGTCCTCCAGCTCCAGCCAGCCCATCCTGATCCTCACGGCCTTGCTGGCGGTCTACATCGTGCTGGGCATTCTCTACGAAAGCCTGATCCATCCCATCACCATCATCTCCACGCTGCCCTCGGCGGGCGTGGGGGCGCTGCTGGCGCTGATGGTGACGGGCACCGACTTCAGCCTCATTGCGCTGATCGGCGTGATCCTGCTGATCGGCATCGTCAAGAAGAACGCCATCATGATGGTGGACTTCGCCATCGATGCCGAACGCAATCGCGGGCTGTCGCCGCGTGACGCCATCTTCGAGGCCTGCAAGCTGCGCTTCCGCCCGATCATGATGACCACCATGGCGGCGCTCCTGGGCGCGATCCCGCTGGCCATCGGCCACGGCGATGGTGCCGAACTGCGCCAGCCGCTGGGTATCGCTATCGTCGGCGGGCTGGTGGTGAGCCAGCTGCTCACGCTCTATACGACCCCGGTGGTGTACCTGTACATGGAACGCCTGAGTGCCTGGGGCCGCCGCCGCTTCGGCCGCAAGAACAAGACAGAAACCTCGGCGGCCTGA
- a CDS encoding bifunctional anthranilate synthase component I family protein/class IV aminotransferase has product MNDCFALLDDHQASPAEPRSRLYTGHVRTLACTDAAHFPALLEEMQTALAEGQHAVALWSYELGAALQGLPHRAPCGPLARVLMFAHCAHLSSAEVDAWLAAQARSDSAGLTRLRSSVDETAFSAAIARIRDYIAAGDTYQVNYTYRLHFDVLGDPITLYRRLRARQPVPYGALVRDELGGMVLSCSPELFVAHQQGTLKAKPMKGTARAVPPQQEGAETINAQRALALAADEKNRAENLMIVDLLRNDLGRVAVPGSVQVPHLFDVRRYGQVLQMTSTIRARLREEATLAEAINALYPCGSITGAPKRRTMEIIHELETEPRGLYTGAIGWFEAPRAGGHAIGDFCLSVPIRTLELQAPQQGVRSGVMGVGAGIVYDSEAASEFAECRLKSGFLTDLAQSFTLFETMYASRTGCRHLALHLARLKHSASQLGFPFDATAIRHKLDTACTELSDQTAYRLRLALDAQGGITVQHAPLSALAGPVKVFLADTATDSSDLFLRHKSNQRARYDAAWQAAEQRGGFDLLFFNERDELTEGGRSNVFVKIAGRWCTPPLDCGVLPGVMRQVLLADPQWDAVETVITRADLLGAQEIVVCNALRGALPAVLVTA; this is encoded by the coding sequence ATGAACGATTGCTTCGCCCTCCTCGATGACCATCAGGCCAGCCCGGCCGAACCGCGCTCGCGTCTCTACACCGGGCATGTGCGCACGCTGGCCTGCACGGATGCGGCGCACTTCCCGGCGTTGCTCGAAGAGATGCAGACGGCACTGGCCGAGGGGCAGCACGCCGTGGCCTTGTGGAGCTATGAACTGGGCGCGGCGCTGCAGGGCTTGCCGCATCGTGCGCCGTGCGGCCCATTGGCGCGCGTGCTCATGTTTGCGCATTGCGCGCATCTGTCTTCAGCCGAAGTGGATGCATGGCTGGCTGCACAAGCACGATCCGACAGCGCCGGCCTCACCCGTCTGCGCAGCAGCGTCGACGAGACCGCCTTCAGTGCAGCCATCGCCCGTATCCGCGATTACATCGCAGCCGGTGATACCTACCAGGTCAACTACACCTATCGCCTGCACTTCGATGTGCTGGGCGATCCAATCACTCTTTACCGCCGCCTGCGCGCGCGCCAGCCGGTACCGTATGGCGCGCTGGTGCGCGATGAGCTGGGCGGCATGGTGCTGTCGTGTTCACCGGAACTGTTCGTCGCCCATCAGCAAGGAACGCTCAAGGCCAAGCCCATGAAGGGCACGGCGCGCGCCGTGCCGCCCCAGCAGGAAGGCGCGGAAACGATCAACGCCCAGCGCGCCCTGGCACTGGCGGCCGATGAAAAAAACCGCGCCGAGAACCTCATGATCGTCGACCTGCTGCGCAATGACCTGGGCCGTGTGGCCGTGCCCGGGTCCGTACAGGTGCCGCATCTGTTCGACGTGCGCCGCTACGGACAGGTGCTGCAGATGACCTCCACCATCCGCGCCCGCCTGCGTGAGGAGGCCACCCTGGCCGAGGCAATCAATGCGCTCTATCCCTGCGGTTCGATCACCGGGGCGCCCAAGCGCCGCACCATGGAAATCATCCACGAACTGGAGACTGAACCGCGTGGACTCTATACCGGCGCCATCGGCTGGTTCGAGGCGCCTCGCGCGGGGGGCCATGCCATCGGTGATTTTTGTCTGTCGGTGCCGATCCGCACGCTGGAACTGCAAGCCCCTCAGCAAGGCGTGCGCAGCGGCGTGATGGGCGTGGGCGCGGGTATCGTCTACGACAGCGAGGCTGCCTCCGAATTTGCGGAATGCCGGCTGAAGTCAGGATTTCTCACAGATCTGGCACAAAGCTTCACCCTCTTTGAAACCATGTATGCCAGCCGCACCGGCTGCCGCCATCTGGCGCTGCATCTGGCGCGGCTGAAGCATTCTGCTTCACAGCTGGGCTTTCCCTTCGATGCCACGGCGATCCGGCACAAGCTCGATACCGCCTGTACTGAACTTTCTGACCAGACCGCCTACCGCCTGCGCCTGGCGCTCGATGCCCAGGGCGGCATCACGGTGCAGCATGCGCCGCTGAGTGCGCTGGCCGGCCCGGTCAAGGTGTTCCTGGCCGATACCGCCACCGACAGCAGTGACCTCTTCCTGCGCCACAAGAGCAACCAGCGCGCGCGCTACGACGCCGCCTGGCAGGCGGCCGAACAGCGCGGCGGCTTCGATCTGCTCTTCTTCAACGAACGCGATGAACTGACCGAAGGCGGACGCAGCAACGTCTTCGTCAAGATCGCCGGCCGCTGGTGCACGCCGCCGCTGGACTGCGGCGTCCTGCCGGGCGTGATGCGGCAGGTGCTGCTGGCCGATCCGCAATGGGACGCGGTGGAAACCGTCATCACCCGCGCCGACCTGCTAGGCGCGCAGGAGATCGTAGTCTGCAATGCCTTGCGCGGTGCGCTGCCGGCCGTGTTGGTGACCGCCTGA
- a CDS encoding MdtB/MuxB family multidrug efflux RND transporter permease subunit, with protein MNPSRQFILRPVATSLLMLAILLVGIVAYRLLPLSALPEVDYPTIQVVTLYPGASPDVMTSSVTAPLERQFGQMPGLKQMSSTSSGGASVITLQFNLDLSLDVAEQEVQAAINAGSNLLPSDLPMPPVYSKVNPADTPIITLAVTSKTIPLPKVQDLIDTRLAQKISQLSGVGLVSLSGGQRPAVRMQLNPRAVAALGLNLDDVRTAIGNANVNQAKGSFDGPTRASTIDANDQLRSADEYRNLIIAYKNGAPIRVSDVADVIDGAENVRLGAWANQQPAVIVNIQRQPGANVIAVVDSIKKILPQLQASLPGAIDVHILTDRTTTIRASVADVKFELLLSVALVVMVIFVFLRNVPATIIPSVAVPLSLVGTFAVMYLAGFSINNLTLMALTIATGFVVDDAIVMIENISRYIEEGMKPMQAALKGAEQIGFTIISLTFSLIAVLIPLLFMGDVVGRLFHEFAVTLAVSILISAVVSLTLTPMMCARLLRHQPEEQQGWFYHKSQVFFDRIIARYGVMLEWVLQRQKLTLLVAVATLGLTVLLYVFVPKGFFPLQDTGVIQGISEATQSISFGAMGEKQQQLAKVVLEDPAVESLSSFIGVDGTNATLNSGRMLINLKPHEERDISASDVIRRLQPKLAQQVPGVTLYMQPVQDLTIEDSVSRTQYQFTLEDADPTTLSTWVPKLIARLQQVPQLADVATNLQDQGLQAYIEIDRNAASRLGITTAAIDNALYNAFGQRLISTIYTQSNLYRVVMEVKPEFQRGPQALDSIFLVTSAGGKVPLSSIATVTERTAPLVVNHIGQFPAATVSFNLAKGASLGEAVKAIKAAEDEIGMPDSTVTNFQGAALAFQASLSNTLWLILAAIVTMYIVLGVLYESYIHPITILSTLPSAGVGALLSLMISETDLGIIGIIGIILLIGIVKKNAIMMIDFALEAERHQGKSPREAIYQACLLRFRPILMTTMAALLGALPLMLGTGVGSELRQPLGITMVGGLLVSQVLTLFTTPVIYLAFDSLGRRLRARFGQRAPGHGGEDDDDGKPATLPPAV; from the coding sequence ATGAATCCCTCGCGCCAGTTCATCCTGCGGCCGGTCGCCACATCCTTGCTGATGCTGGCGATCCTGCTGGTGGGCATCGTCGCCTACCGGCTCCTGCCGCTGTCGGCCCTGCCCGAAGTCGATTACCCGACCATCCAGGTGGTCACGCTCTATCCCGGTGCCAGCCCGGACGTGATGACCTCCTCGGTCACCGCGCCCCTGGAACGGCAGTTCGGCCAGATGCCGGGCCTGAAGCAGATGTCCTCCACCAGCTCCGGCGGGGCTTCGGTGATCACGCTGCAATTCAATCTCGATCTCAGCCTGGACGTGGCCGAGCAGGAAGTGCAGGCCGCCATCAACGCCGGCAGCAACCTGCTGCCCTCGGACCTGCCGATGCCGCCGGTCTACAGCAAGGTCAATCCGGCCGATACGCCCATCATCACGCTGGCGGTCACCTCCAAGACCATTCCGCTACCCAAGGTGCAGGACCTGATCGATACCCGCCTGGCGCAAAAGATTTCGCAATTGTCCGGCGTCGGTCTGGTGAGCCTGTCGGGCGGCCAGCGTCCGGCCGTGCGCATGCAGTTGAATCCGCGTGCGGTGGCCGCGCTGGGTCTGAACCTGGATGACGTGCGCACCGCCATCGGTAACGCCAACGTCAACCAGGCCAAGGGCAGTTTCGACGGCCCCACGCGCGCCTCCACCATCGATGCCAATGACCAGCTGCGTTCGGCCGATGAATACCGCAACCTCATCATCGCCTACAAGAACGGCGCGCCGATTCGCGTCTCGGATGTGGCCGATGTGATCGATGGCGCAGAAAACGTGCGCCTGGGCGCCTGGGCCAACCAGCAGCCGGCCGTGATCGTGAACATCCAGCGCCAGCCGGGTGCCAACGTGATTGCGGTCGTCGACAGTATCAAGAAGATCCTCCCGCAGTTGCAGGCCAGCCTGCCGGGCGCCATCGATGTCCACATCCTGACCGACCGCACCACCACCATCCGCGCCTCGGTGGCGGATGTGAAATTCGAGCTGCTGCTCTCGGTGGCGCTGGTGGTGATGGTGATCTTCGTGTTCCTGCGCAATGTGCCGGCCACCATCATCCCCAGCGTGGCGGTGCCGCTGTCGCTGGTGGGCACCTTTGCGGTGATGTACCTGGCGGGCTTTTCGATCAACAATCTCACGCTCATGGCGCTGACCATTGCCACCGGCTTCGTGGTCGACGATGCCATCGTGATGATCGAGAACATCTCGCGCTACATCGAAGAGGGCATGAAGCCCATGCAGGCGGCCCTGAAGGGGGCCGAGCAGATCGGCTTCACCATCATCTCGCTGACCTTCTCGCTCATTGCCGTGCTGATCCCGCTGCTCTTCATGGGCGATGTGGTGGGCCGCCTGTTCCATGAATTCGCGGTGACGCTGGCGGTGTCGATCCTGATCTCGGCAGTGGTCTCGCTGACCCTCACCCCGATGATGTGCGCACGCCTGTTGCGCCACCAGCCGGAAGAACAGCAGGGCTGGTTCTATCACAAAAGCCAGGTCTTCTTCGACCGCATCATTGCGCGCTATGGCGTGATGCTGGAGTGGGTGTTGCAACGCCAGAAGCTGACGCTGCTGGTGGCAGTCGCTACGCTGGGCCTGACCGTGCTGCTGTACGTGTTCGTGCCCAAGGGTTTCTTCCCGCTGCAGGATACGGGCGTGATCCAGGGCATCTCGGAGGCCACGCAATCGATCTCCTTCGGTGCCATGGGCGAGAAGCAGCAGCAACTGGCCAAGGTGGTGCTGGAAGATCCGGCGGTGGAAAGCCTGTCCTCCTTCATCGGCGTGGATGGTACCAACGCTACGCTCAACAGCGGTCGCATGCTCATCAACTTGAAGCCGCACGAGGAGCGCGACATCTCGGCTTCCGACGTGATCCGCCGCCTGCAGCCCAAGCTGGCGCAGCAGGTGCCGGGCGTGACGCTCTACATGCAGCCGGTGCAGGATCTGACCATCGAGGATAGCGTCTCGCGCACGCAATACCAGTTCACGCTGGAAGACGCCGACCCGACCACCCTGAGCACCTGGGTGCCCAAGCTGATCGCGCGCCTGCAGCAGGTGCCGCAACTGGCTGATGTGGCCACCAACCTGCAGGACCAGGGTTTGCAGGCCTACATCGAGATCGACCGCAATGCCGCTTCACGGCTGGGCATTACCACGGCCGCCATCGACAATGCGCTCTACAACGCCTTCGGCCAGCGCCTCATCTCTACCATCTACACGCAATCGAACCTGTATCGCGTGGTGATGGAGGTCAAGCCGGAATTCCAGCGCGGCCCGCAGGCGCTGGACAGCATCTTCCTGGTCACCTCGGCTGGTGGCAAGGTACCGCTGTCCTCGATTGCCACCGTCACCGAACGTACGGCCCCGCTGGTGGTGAACCACATCGGCCAGTTCCCGGCGGCCACCGTCTCCTTCAACCTGGCCAAGGGCGCATCGCTGGGCGAGGCGGTCAAGGCCATCAAGGCCGCTGAAGACGAGATCGGCATGCCCGACTCCACCGTCACCAATTTCCAGGGCGCGGCACTGGCCTTCCAGGCTTCGCTGTCCAATACGCTGTGGCTGATCCTGGCGGCCATCGTCACCATGTACATCGTGCTGGGCGTGCTCTACGAGAGCTACATCCATCCCATCACCATCCTCTCCACCTTGCCCTCGGCGGGTGTGGGTGCGCTGCTGTCGCTGATGATCTCGGAGACCGATCTCGGCATCATCGGCATCATCGGCATCATCCTCCTGATCGGCATCGTCAAGAAGAACGCCATCATGATGATCGACTTCGCGCTGGAAGCTGAACGTCACCAGGGCAAGAGCCCGCGCGAGGCGATCTACCAGGCTTGCCTGCTGCGCTTCCGTCCCATCCTGATGACCACCATGGCGGCACTGCTGGGTGCGCTGCCGCTGATGCTGGGCACCGGTGTCGGTTCGGAACTGCGCCAGCCGCTGGGCATCACCATGGTGGGTGGTTTGCTGGTGTCGCAGGTGCTCACGCTGTTCACCACGCCGGTGATCTATCTCGCCTTCGACAGTCTGGGCCGTCGCCTGCGCGCGCGCTTCGGGCAACGCGCGCCGGGCCATGGCGGCGAGGATGACGATGACGGCAAGCCGGCCACGCTGCCGCCGGCGGTGTAA
- a CDS encoding efflux transporter outer membrane subunit: MTQQDLFKLKPLLAMLAASFALAACSVGPDYVRPQMDIGPAVFKEGQNWKPAQPRDLAADGKWWEMFGDAQLNALVAQVDISNQNLALAEANFRSAVALVQSSRAAYSPTLSASAGASRGRSGSAGSSSSSSGASGSSSSSGSVRNAYTFSLTASWEADIWGKVRRDVEASQASAQASAADLAAARLSAQAQLAQDYLQLRVLDAQQQVLEDTVQAYQRSLQVTQNQYAAGLVAKSDVIQAQTQLKSAQASALDNGVTRAQVEHAIALLVGKTPAEFSLPRAPLTAVAPPVPQGVPSMLLERRPDVAAAERRVASANAKIGVAKAAYFPSLTLSASGGYQSSTFADWFTLPGRVWSLGPQLAQTIFDGGARSAATDQAIATYDGTVATYKQTVLTAFQEVEDNLAALRILEQEAAVQGEALQAARQAVTLVMNQYKAGTVSYVNVITAQATALSAEISALNILNRRMAASVLLAKALGGGWDAHGLDDLGPLQQQTAAKAQAAKENAALR, encoded by the coding sequence ATGACGCAACAAGACCTGTTCAAACTCAAGCCGCTCTTGGCCATGCTGGCGGCGAGCTTCGCGCTGGCGGCCTGCTCGGTGGGGCCCGATTATGTGCGTCCGCAGATGGACATCGGCCCGGCCGTGTTCAAGGAAGGCCAGAACTGGAAACCAGCCCAGCCGCGCGATCTGGCTGCCGATGGCAAGTGGTGGGAGATGTTCGGCGATGCGCAATTGAATGCGCTGGTGGCCCAGGTGGATATTTCCAACCAGAATCTGGCGCTGGCCGAAGCCAATTTCCGCAGTGCCGTGGCACTGGTGCAGAGCTCGCGCGCGGCCTATTCACCCACGCTGTCGGCCTCGGCCGGAGCCTCGCGGGGCCGCTCGGGCTCGGCCGGCTCCTCCAGCAGCAGTTCCGGTGCCTCCGGCAGCAGTTCCAGTTCGGGCAGCGTGCGCAATGCTTATACCTTCTCGCTGACGGCCTCGTGGGAAGCGGACATCTGGGGCAAGGTGCGGCGCGATGTCGAAGCCAGCCAGGCCAGCGCCCAGGCCAGTGCGGCGGATCTGGCCGCAGCGCGCCTGTCGGCGCAGGCGCAACTGGCGCAGGACTACCTGCAACTGCGCGTGCTGGACGCCCAGCAGCAGGTGCTGGAAGACACGGTGCAGGCTTATCAGCGCTCGTTGCAGGTGACGCAGAATCAATATGCCGCAGGGCTGGTGGCCAAGTCCGACGTGATCCAGGCGCAGACCCAGCTGAAATCGGCCCAGGCCTCGGCGCTGGACAATGGCGTCACGCGCGCCCAGGTCGAGCACGCCATCGCGCTGCTGGTGGGCAAGACCCCGGCCGAATTCTCGCTGCCGCGCGCACCCTTGACGGCGGTGGCGCCGCCGGTGCCGCAGGGCGTGCCCTCGATGCTGCTGGAGCGCCGTCCTGACGTGGCCGCTGCCGAACGCCGCGTGGCCTCGGCCAATGCCAAGATCGGCGTGGCCAAGGCGGCGTATTTCCCCAGCCTCACCTTGTCGGCCTCGGGGGGCTATCAAAGCTCCACCTTCGCCGACTGGTTCACGCTGCCGGGCCGCGTCTGGTCGCTGGGGCCGCAACTGGCGCAGACCATCTTCGACGGCGGCGCGCGCAGTGCCGCCACTGACCAGGCCATCGCCACCTATGACGGCACCGTGGCCACCTACAAGCAGACCGTGCTGACCGCTTTCCAGGAGGTGGAAGACAACCTGGCCGCACTGCGTATCCTGGAACAGGAAGCGGCCGTGCAGGGCGAGGCGCTGCAGGCGGCGCGCCAGGCGGTCACGCTGGTGATGAACCAGTACAAGGCAGGCACGGTGAGCTACGTCAACGTCATCACGGCCCAGGCCACGGCGCTGTCGGCCGAGATCAGCGCCCTGAACATCCTCAATCGCCGCATGGCGGCCAGCGTGTTGCTGGCCAAGGCCTTGGGTGGCGGCTGGGATGCGCACGGCCTGGATGACCTGGGGCCGCTGCAGCAGCAGACTGCCGCGAAGGCCCAGGCGGCGAAGGAGAACGCGGCCCTGCGTTGA